TGCTTGCTTGTGTCATGTCCTTTATTTCCAATAAAGGGTCTTGTTGGCCCCCTCTGTTGAACTGCTATGATCTTTCAAACTTGTTGCGAAGGGTGCATGCCTGTCTGGTCTTTTAGTATGTACGCGTCAGTGTTTGGTTCTTGAGTATTTTGGCTTTTTATGTTAATGTTTTGTGCTTATAATAAAACGTGGTGTTTTCTGTTGTGTCTAATGTTTttatgttaatgttttaatatgaTGGTGTTTTCTTTACCctttttacttttagtttttggtGGATTATTTGGGAAAGGTTTTGATTGGGGGAGGCTAGAACAACTCTTTTTATCATAATCGATCGAGTATATTTGAGTCAAACTGTATgtcatcttaaaatattttgttctttatcCATTTTAGCTTTGTTGGATAGTTGGGGGAGGTCTTTGTTGAGATGCTTCCGACAATATCTTCTTCTGTTATTGTGATTATCAATCGAGTAATCATATTCTAGGAAATCTGCAtgtaattgtataattttagttttcttgGCTTGTTGGGTGAGGTTTTGATAGAGGATGAGTATGAATTGGGTAAGGTATATTTTGGGCCAATTGCGTGTGGTTCTTATTCAGATACTAATTCCTCTATTTCCGTATACCGGGATGCGGGGTGTGCTTGGTATATGGGCTCAAATCTAGCACTTCTCACGTAAACTTCATTTCAATACGAAAAAAAATGTAGTTGAACTTCTATTATTCTATAAGctatctattattttataaacaatgatatacatactttttcatttcatatatattaaatattttttttcttttttattatatcatgtatcgtataaatttatcatttctATCTCCCCTTTccgatttatatatttttttttaattttattatgagagCTTATAACTTATTTGAATCTGttcaaagttatttttaaatgttttttgaaagttaaaatttgtgTGCTTTTAAGAtggattttaaaactttaattttattttaaaatttatgtttaaaatttatacagttttttgtaatgatatatattatgaattttttttacttaatgaTTAATGGTTTATAATTATTtgcattaatattatttattttaaaatttatatgatcAAATCTATCTTAATCTTACTtttgcattttattatttaattataccATTAAGATACGATCGTAGGTTAAGAATTTCTGCTTGCTTCAACATTTTCGATATAAGGTTacgaaataaaaagaaaaaaagtattaacgtgtataataatatataaaaatatcacaaatgaataaattgtattttaatattttcagttatgtattttcttttctttaattctttaCATTATATTATGTTTGTAACATAAATTTTCTGACTAAAAATGGATGGGTCAAGGATTTTACAGAATCCAAGagattagtttttctttttacatcttGTCTTTCATGTCTCGCATCCTTATTTGTTCTCCTTCCAAAAATGAAGCTCTAATTTCAAAGAACAACAATTCAATTCAACCTTGTTTCTGTTTTACATCTTTACCTCTGAAGAATTACTCTACCAAAGAGTTTGTTTATAAAGTTTAatcgattattttatttttgtttttttattataggaGATTATTTAGGTAATTTTATtaggaaaatatatttaatttttgttagcttttttcttctcattttatttaaatattgaaagaGGTATAGTGTAACCCTAATATTTTAAGGTTGATCTTAATCTATTGGGCTTAaggggctggcccatagggtgctaaAGCCCCTAAAGCTATTAGAGTCTCTCATTCAGCCTTCACTCTTGCAAATAATTCCTCAACCGTTGCCTTTCTTCTTtccagagctctgctagggttagccgTCAACTCCCTCTAAGCAAACTCAAGCTCTTCCACTCCATGTAAGTGGCTTTTGAGCTCGTAGTAATCCTCCTCTAGTTTTATTTTAGCAGTTCCTCGAGGCTCATCCCAATGACCTCGTTCTGTTCTGTTCCGCTATTTTTTTCCAGCGTTTTATTTTGTTCCTAGAGTTTTTGCACTCCATTGTTCGGTGTCGAGGTCGCGTCGGGACATTCTGCTAGCTTATCTCCAGGTatagggaagttagggtttacTGTTTTATTTTGTGTTCTCACATGCTTTGATTTTGTTTCATGAGTTGATGTTTGGTTGCCATCAAAAATGGCTTGGGAGCTGTTAAAAGCATGTTTTGGTCAGATTGGATGTATGTGTCTGCGCAAACAGTGACGAGTTctagttttctcgcccaagcaagtgtgtctcgcctaggcgagattaataGCAACTCGCCCAGGCTGCTTGCACGAGATGTCGCCTAGGCGACGAGCTCCTGTTTTGAGCGAGAGCCCATCTCACTcaagcgaggaggtctcgcctaagcgagagggcGCGACAGTGCCACTGTTCCTAATTCGagccctcgcctgagcgagactcttTTGCCTGAACGAGAGGCTGAGCGAGGAACATGTTTGCTTTTTGGTTTCTTTGTTTTGGGATATTGAACACATGTTTGGACCGATTATGCCTTTTAAAGTATGAACTGAGTGACTTTGTGTGAATATAATGAATTATGGTTTGGAACTTATGAGCTTAACATGAGTTGTGAACGATGAAGTTGGATAATTCTTAACATGTAATGaacatgaaatggttggttatgaaagtGGCATGATATTGATATGGGAtataattctatattcatggtttgggaaGGATGTGTTGGTATGGATTTCACATGTGATGCGAATGAGGATGGAttgtaaaggttggcatgagatttatacATGCATGATAAACATTACTTGTTTGATTATGATTGGTTTGtagtcagtgcgtaattccttgaaatctctaggtgagatttcagagtcgtgcttcagtggtcggggacgtaattccatgacccctgatAGTGGGaactcatggtggtgcctcatttatatagtctggtaaggattcagttgcatcctgacactctaaggagtcagttagtctcacttataGCGGACTGACttttgtggtgagagtagcatgatgcccgaaactcattaagggctaaccttgtgtgtggggattgagacattgtaacacttgtaacacttagctcgggggtggatccgactagattatatgtatccggatgagtcgagtcagattctagtgtattgtttgagaagtcataacatgtttgaaTGAGATATACTGTTAGGATTGTGTAATGGCATGTGACTGCTTGATGAActgtttctactctagcttatcatgtttgcttgtttggttgtcttgtatgtggttcttctccttttgcgatgatcatcaatttattgatgtgagcagatgtgagaggtTCTAGCGGTCAACAGGGGAATGGTGACTCCGCTACTTAGCCCGTCTAGGCTGGATCCCGCTTAGTGGATTTTCTTTAGGACCACGGCCCATGTATTGACTGTCCTTTTAAACTCCCAATTTTATTACTGTTAATATTTGTATATGGTTCAGCTTGACATCGTTACGTACCTTGGATAATTGTATGAAATTACCTTTAAACTCTGAGACTACGCTACGATGTTATTTTAGTGTGATGCTTCCTTTAATtacgtttattaattaaatggagtGTTAGTTTggtaaattaaaagtaataaattgtACAATATTATGTACCACTAAATGTGTAGTTTAAGATGATTATTTTATGGGTTATTTTGTCTAATGGTCTAGAATTTTTAAACAAACTACTGACTATTGTTAAACCAAAGCTGAATTCCCAACTAtactttgtaatattttattttttattttatatttttgaccTAGATTAAAGTGtttttactatatattattatgtcCTAATTTTCAACCCTAAGTATAAAAGGGAGTTTTTGACGTTTAATTCGAAATATACTCAATACCTTTGTTTTTTCTATTGTCGATAAAGTTAACAAAACCAAATTTTTCTAAAGAcgttttagaataaaaaattaacaattttcaagttaaaatttatttatacaaaaattaatttacataatttcttttctaaatttttaattttatttaaacattagTTTTAGCTTATATTTAATGTACATATATGACCTAATATCATTTATAGGCCTAAAAATAATAGTAGATCACTATTATAATGCTCCTTAAATTATTGagaaatattgttattatttaaaagatatgcATATTTCAATTATCATATAATCAGTTAATATGTAGATCCAAAAGATCAATAAATATAGCATCTTACCATATATAATATTCATTCAACACTTAATTATACTATCTATTCTCATACTattcatttattgttatttttattgacTTAAACGTTAGATAATTTTTGAAAGTGGACTTTTCCTATCATTAAGTATCAcacatatttttcttctaaaaagaaatacaatttaTTGGAAATTCTacatttaatattcattattatttttcttatacgtatgtttatttgattttttttattaattctcataaattataattcgtCTGCTTTCACCATTCTTCCAAAAAGAATTATTGAAAtgatttataattagttttgtaTGGTCGATTTATTATTAATTGCTCGtgaatatttttcattcataatagaTGGAtactaaaattagaaaaagcataaaataattCACAAACTCAAGCTGCTAAAATGAcctaaagaaaatgaaataaacagAAATAGCGAGGGAAAGAAAAGAATGGTCTAGACCTCATTAAAATATtacgtaaaaaaagaaaaatagaagagtAGTTTGAAGTTTACACATAATGAGGGCTTTCATTGGTTGGTATATATATAGACGTAAGGGCATTGGTTTTGCCCAGCCTCGTCTCCTTCACAAACTCTGAAGAGCCGCACCTTCTAATCACTTTCCTCTCTTTCGCTTCGCTCCGATTCTTCTTGCCTTCTGTTCCCTTCAACAACTTCTGCAGGTATCATCACCTCCATTCATCgtcttttggtttttgttttttgtttttttgtctcTTGACTTATCGGTTCCTTTTACAtgattatttattctttgtttatataatcgtttattttcatttcaagtTTCACCTGGAAAAACCTAGATCCGTAATAACTTTTGTTTTAGCTATTTCTGTTATCGatgtaattcatttatttattggcgatttgttgttgttgctgctgctgctgctgctgttcTTCTTTTGTTAAGATTTTGATGCGATTAAGATCTGATAATTTGTTGACGGTAATTTTGTGCCGTGTGTAACGGTGCTCCGTCGTACGCTAGCATTTGGCTCTAAATATTTCCACGCTTGCTGTGTTATCGTCAAAATTATCTGTTATTATTGATGATTGATTGTTAAGATTGTGaatgttttatattgttttgATTCATACTTAGAGTTTTTTTACTTTCTGTTTGGATTAactgtttttgttttatcttgattagaaaattatttgtattgtgatgattatttgttaggattgaatttaatttgtgttataattttgatattagGGTTTTCAGCTGCATGTATTATCCCGTTCTGGAATAATTATACCATTGTTTAAGGATGGTGTTGATATAACAATAGTGATTATTTCTGTAAAATATGTTGATGAAACCTACATGCCAAAGCCTGTTGGCTGTGCctgaaatttgttttaatttggatttgtCTGCGTTGGATTTCGAATAGAGCCAAATAGATTCCATTAATCGATTTTACATATTCTTCTGCATTGGATTGGGCTTGATTTTGGTTGTTGTCGTTGTTCTTTCGCCCGATCTACTTGATGTTAGATAGAATTCTTCTCCATTATTTAAGTCATTTtgtaagttgtttttttttggaGATTGACTTCAGGTATGTGAAATATGCAGAGTATGATTGCTACTATTTTTTATGCGGTGTggtggatttaattttttatttttatattttccaatTGTAATTAATATGTCTTCCTTGTGTCTATGTTGTTATTTGATTTTGCGACTTATCCTGCGGTTATGTTGTCAAAGTTATGTACCTTTTACCTTTATAATATTGGCCCCTTTACAAAGTGCTTGAAGCTAGTGTTTCAGAATTGTAATTGAAATAATGTAGCTTGTAGTTTTTGACCCAGGTGTCCTGCAAGCAGATTTCAAGGTGAAGGTGTCACGTTGAAGTTTCTTTCATGTTTGAACGGGCTATTATCCATTTGGGAGCAATTGAGTTGCTTGGAGAGTGTTTTTCGTCTTCTAGAAAAAAGAACAGGCTGGTGCCGAGGAGGCTCGGCTGTATGCATCGTGCGCCTTACCAGGAACACACTGAGCTTTGTAGTTGCTGTTTGCAGCCCACGATTTCTCTAGGAGGATCTTTGTGATAACAATCTACTGATCAACATCATTATTGCTTCTGCGTTAACTTTGAATTTCAGTATCAGCCACCTGTGTCGTCTAGCGTGTTTCTTTGAGAATTTCAGGATTTGTGTCATCATGGCCTTACAAAACATTGGTGCTAGTAACAGTGATGATGCCTTCTATAGGTACAAGATGCCAAGAATGATCACCAAAATCGAGGGCAGAGGTAATGGCATCAAAACAAATATTGTCAATATGGTTGATATTGCGAAAGCCTTGGCAAGGCCAGCTGCCTACACAACAAAGTATTTCGGATGTGAGCTTGGAGCTCAATCAAAGTTTGATGAGAAAACTGGAACTTCCCATGTTAATGGCGCACATGATACTCCAAAACTTGCTGGCCTTCTTGAAATCTTCATCAAGAAATATGTCCAGTGTTATGGTTGTGGAAATCCTGAAACTGATATCTTAATTACTAAGAGCCAAATGATCCAGCTGAAATGTGCTGCTTGTGGGTTTGTGTCTGACGTTGACATGAGAGACAAGCTAACTACATTCATCATTAAGAACCCTCCAGAAGTTAAAAAGGGATCCAAAGACAAGAAGGCCATGAGGAGAGCTGAGAAAGAGAGACTGAAGGAAGGTGAAATGGCTGATGAGGAGCAGAAAAAACTGAAGAAAGAGGTTATTAAGAAGAAAGGAACTTCATCTTCTAAGGATGGTGCTCCGAAATCTACCTCTTCAAGGAAAAAGGCAAATGGCTCCGATGAAGACCGTGCATCACCTCCCCGCAGTCAAATTGATGAGAAGGATGAGGCTCGTGACAAGGAAGATGTGGATGACGATATAGAATGGCAAACCGATACATCACTGG
This region of Vigna unguiculata cultivar IT97K-499-35 chromosome 5, ASM411807v1, whole genome shotgun sequence genomic DNA includes:
- the LOC114184846 gene encoding eukaryotic translation initiation factor 5-like — protein: MALQNIGASNSDDAFYRYKMPRMITKIEGRGNGIKTNIVNMVDIAKALARPAAYTTKYFGCELGAQSKFDEKTGTSHVNGAHDTPKLAGLLEIFIKKYVQCYGCGNPETDILITKSQMIQLKCAACGFVSDVDMRDKLTTFIIKNPPEVKKGSKDKKAMRRAEKERLKEGEMADEEQKKLKKEVIKKKGTSSSKDGAPKSTSSRKKANGSDEDRASPPRSQIDEKDEARDKEDVDDDIEWQTDTSLEAARQRIQEQLSAVTADMVMLSTDEPEKEEKARTKVSANSENGNSLTYRTLVAEVKANLNKGVKAKELVSHLAALPASAQEKMSALYEALFEGIEKGFAKEAIKKKNYLAAAVAEEEGLQLLLLCAIEEFSCKSTSNALKEVALVLKALYDADVLEEEHIVKWYQKGLKGDNKNSQIWKNAQPFIEWLQNAESESDEE